Proteins encoded together in one Chelonoidis abingdonii isolate Lonesome George chromosome 1, CheloAbing_2.0, whole genome shotgun sequence window:
- the KCNE1 gene encoding potassium voltage-gated channel subfamily E member 1, with product MGTLSNDTALNSLLSKLLQEYVDQTNNSASSQVEKPSDNLEIIYVLLLLGFFGFFTFGTMFSNIRSKKLEHSNDPYNMYIERNIWHKLDEANFHAKIVESYKSCCVFENQLAVEQPINQIPQVKTS from the coding sequence ATGGGAACGCTGTCTAATGATACAGCACTGAATTCACTCCTCTCCAAATTATTACAAGAATATGTAGACCAGACAAATAACTCTGCATCTTCTCAGGTTGAAAAACCCAGTGACAATCTGGAAATCATCTATGTGCTCTTGTTGCTTGGTTTCTTTGGCTTTTTCACATTTGGAACAATGTTTAGCAACATCCGCTCCAAAAAGCTTGAGCACTCAAACGACCCATACAATATGTACATTGAAAGAAATATTTGGCATAAGCTGGATGAAGCAAATTTTCATGCAAAAATTGTGGAAAGTTATAAATCGTGCTGTGTGTTTGAGAACCAGCTCGCTGTGGAGCAACCTATCAATCAGATTCCTCAGGTGAAGACTTCATAG